Proteins encoded within one genomic window of Streptomyces sp. NBC_01237:
- a CDS encoding ABC transporter substrate-binding protein, with amino-acid sequence MALTATLAGCSSLTPSSAAGDGDLVLRVQGMPPATDKPGLALFKKQVADFEKANPGIKVKGSTTVFDPLTFSAKLSGGNVEDVIKVPLTEPPRLIQQKQVQPITGQLKEWEHFKEFNPQVLQPLTDSAGDVYGVPQNPYAQGLVYNRELFEKAGLDPDTPPATWAEVRTAAKKISDSTGKAGFVHESKDNQGGWQLAMLTYAFGGELQKEQSGTYTATLTGEPTKKALRLLKDMRWKDDSLGKTLLNNQNDVIKQFAAGQVGMFMGSPGTYRLAKMQFGMENTDAFGAAPMPQSGGDATLTGGDIYMVPKSADKKHAAAAVDWLTFAYAKPQYSTDLAAEQAKALSADPKSAVGVPTLPVFDKKRQTEIDAAIKPYVNVKLQNFKPYIDGLSTLKLKPEPPYQAQKLYTALDPVVQAVLTKRDADIDSLLASAEKDVNAKLAADQK; translated from the coding sequence ATGGCGCTGACCGCTACCCTCGCGGGCTGTTCCTCCCTCACCCCGAGCAGCGCCGCCGGGGACGGCGATCTCGTACTGCGGGTGCAGGGCATGCCTCCGGCCACCGACAAGCCGGGGCTCGCCCTGTTCAAGAAGCAGGTGGCCGACTTCGAGAAGGCCAACCCGGGCATCAAGGTCAAGGGCTCGACCACGGTCTTCGACCCGCTGACGTTCTCCGCGAAGCTGTCCGGCGGCAATGTCGAGGACGTCATCAAGGTTCCGCTGACCGAGCCGCCGCGGCTCATCCAGCAGAAGCAGGTGCAGCCGATCACCGGGCAGCTCAAGGAGTGGGAGCACTTCAAGGAGTTCAACCCCCAGGTCCTCCAGCCGCTGACCGACAGCGCCGGCGACGTGTACGGCGTACCGCAGAATCCTTACGCCCAGGGCCTGGTCTACAACCGCGAGCTGTTCGAGAAGGCCGGGCTCGACCCCGACACACCGCCGGCCACCTGGGCGGAGGTCCGCACCGCCGCCAAGAAGATCAGCGACAGCACCGGCAAGGCGGGCTTCGTCCACGAGTCCAAGGACAACCAGGGCGGCTGGCAGCTGGCGATGCTGACGTACGCCTTCGGCGGCGAACTGCAGAAGGAGCAGAGCGGCACGTACACCGCCACGCTCACCGGGGAGCCCACGAAGAAGGCGCTGCGGCTGCTCAAGGACATGCGCTGGAAGGACGACTCGCTCGGAAAGACCCTCCTCAACAATCAGAACGATGTGATCAAGCAGTTCGCGGCCGGGCAGGTCGGCATGTTCATGGGCAGCCCGGGGACGTACCGACTGGCGAAGATGCAGTTCGGCATGGAGAACACCGACGCGTTCGGAGCGGCTCCGATGCCGCAGTCCGGCGGCGACGCCACACTCACCGGCGGCGACATCTACATGGTCCCGAAGTCCGCGGACAAGAAGCACGCGGCAGCCGCCGTCGATTGGCTGACCTTCGCCTACGCCAAGCCGCAGTACAGCACCGACCTGGCCGCCGAGCAGGCCAAGGCGCTCTCCGCAGACCCGAAGTCCGCGGTGGGCGTGCCGACGCTGCCGGTCTTCGACAAGAAGCGGCAGACCGAGATCGACGCCGCGATCAAGCCGTACGTCAATGTGAAGCTGCAGAACTTCAAGCCGTACATCGACGGTCTCTCCACGCTGAAGCTGAAGCCGGAGCCGCCGTACCAGGCACAGAAGCTGTACACCGCGCTCGACCCGGTGGTCCAGGCTGTGCTCACCAAGCGCGACGCCGACATCGACTCCCTGCTCGCCTCGGCCGAGAAGGACGTCAATGCCAAGCTCGCCGCGGACCAGAAGTAG
- a CDS encoding carbohydrate ABC transporter permease gives MALLTPSRRPAAVSKDPAPRTLPLRQRGTGARKQFTAWLFLVPALLVFGLFAWWPIVRSMLLSFQKTNLVDPAVWVGLDNFRTLFDDPLLGTAVGNTLFFVVLGLLIGFPAPLILAAIMSTVRRGAGVYRFLVYLPVVIPPVVAILLWKWFYDPGSGLFNNVLGKVGLGPYSWLESSDSAMLSLVLESTWAGMGGAVLIYLAAMVGIPGELYEAAEMDGAGIWRRIWHVMLPQLRSVIGLLLLVQLINTVQVFTEPYVFTGGGPENSTLTVLLLIFRYAFQDGDYGQAAALSFLMVLTLALLSAVYLRATRSWSTS, from the coding sequence ATGGCCCTGCTCACTCCGTCCCGCCGCCCCGCCGCTGTGTCCAAGGACCCCGCGCCGCGCACCCTGCCACTGCGGCAGCGTGGCACCGGCGCCCGCAAACAGTTCACGGCCTGGCTGTTCCTCGTCCCCGCGCTCCTGGTCTTCGGGCTCTTCGCCTGGTGGCCGATCGTGCGCAGCATGCTGCTCAGCTTCCAGAAGACCAACCTCGTCGATCCCGCGGTCTGGGTCGGCCTGGACAACTTCCGTACGCTCTTCGACGACCCGCTGCTCGGCACCGCCGTCGGGAACACCCTGTTCTTCGTGGTCCTCGGCCTGCTGATCGGTTTCCCGGCGCCGCTGATCCTGGCGGCGATCATGTCGACGGTGCGGCGCGGCGCGGGCGTCTACCGATTCCTGGTGTATCTGCCGGTGGTCATCCCGCCCGTCGTGGCGATCCTGCTGTGGAAGTGGTTCTACGATCCCGGGAGCGGGCTCTTCAACAACGTCCTCGGCAAGGTCGGGCTCGGACCGTACTCGTGGCTGGAGTCATCCGACAGCGCCATGCTCTCGCTGGTCCTGGAATCCACCTGGGCGGGCATGGGCGGCGCCGTCCTGATCTACCTCGCGGCGATGGTCGGCATCCCCGGCGAACTCTATGAGGCCGCCGAGATGGACGGCGCCGGGATCTGGCGGCGTATCTGGCATGTGATGCTGCCCCAGCTCCGCTCCGTCATCGGACTGCTGCTGCTCGTCCAGCTGATCAACACGGTGCAGGTCTTCACCGAGCCGTACGTCTTCACCGGCGGCGGACCCGAGAACTCCACCCTCACGGTCCTGCTGCTGATCTTCCGGTACGCCTTCCAGGACGGCGACTACGGCCAGGCCGCCGCGCTCTCCTTCCTGATGGTGCTCACCCTCGCCCTGCTCTCCGCGGTCTATCTGCGGGCCACCCGCAGCTGGAGCACGTCATGA
- a CDS encoding carbohydrate ABC transporter permease, whose protein sequence is MTTLTTFVSTNDRQRPGVRAAVRSIQVFTLILLLLIGIGPLYWMVKGAVSPPTELTTQPLSLWPDRPALGNFATAYTDLSVGRYLMNTFLVVGGSWFVQLFVSATAGFALSVLRPKFGKVIYGAILATMFVPYTVNMVSLFMTVIDVPFLHLNLGDTYWAIWLPAGTNAFTVLLAKQFFDALPKELFDAARVDGANTWQLLTKIVLPMSKPVIAVISLLAVMHSWKDFIWPLVAITDPEKQPISVALAQLATQAPQDQLIAAMVLAVAPPVLVFVVCQKYIVAGLGFTGVKG, encoded by the coding sequence ATGACCACGCTCACCACCTTCGTCTCCACCAACGACCGCCAACGCCCCGGCGTACGCGCCGCAGTGCGCTCCATCCAGGTGTTCACCCTGATCCTGCTGCTGCTCATCGGCATCGGACCGCTGTACTGGATGGTCAAGGGCGCGGTCTCACCGCCCACCGAGCTCACCACTCAGCCCCTGTCCCTCTGGCCTGACCGGCCCGCCCTGGGCAATTTCGCGACGGCGTACACCGATCTGAGTGTCGGCCGCTATCTGATGAACACCTTCCTGGTGGTCGGCGGATCGTGGTTCGTGCAGCTCTTCGTCTCGGCCACGGCGGGCTTCGCCCTCTCGGTACTCAGGCCGAAGTTCGGCAAGGTCATCTACGGGGCGATCCTCGCCACGATGTTCGTGCCGTACACGGTGAACATGGTCAGTCTCTTCATGACCGTGATCGATGTGCCGTTCCTCCACCTCAACCTGGGCGACACCTACTGGGCGATCTGGCTGCCGGCCGGCACGAACGCCTTCACGGTGCTGCTCGCCAAGCAGTTCTTCGACGCCCTGCCCAAGGAGCTGTTCGACGCGGCGCGGGTCGACGGGGCGAACACCTGGCAACTGCTCACCAAGATCGTGCTGCCCATGAGCAAGCCGGTGATCGCCGTGATCAGTCTGCTCGCGGTGATGCACTCCTGGAAGGACTTCATCTGGCCGCTGGTGGCCATCACCGACCCGGAGAAGCAGCCGATCAGCGTCGCTCTCGCCCAGCTCGCCACGCAGGCTCCGCAGGACCAGCTGATCGCCGCGATGGTGCTCGCCGTCGCCCCGCCGGTGCTCGTCTTCGTCGTCTGCCAGAAGTACATCGTCGCCGGGCTCGGTTTCACCGGAGTCAAGGGCTGA
- a CDS encoding FAD-dependent oxidoreductase, translating into MRNETARHDITVVGGGLAGVCAAIAAARLGRSVALINNRPVLGGNASSEVRVWVCGATGHGKNHHAREGGIMGELLVENQFRNPDGNPYYWDAVVLDAVRAEPGITLYLNTDVREVDAEGPDEARRITSVTGWMMGSERRIRFESSLFLDCTGDGLIGHLAGAHHRIGRESHAEYNEAWAPETADDITLGSTLLFYTKDAGHPVKFVPPNFAKDITGTSIPQRRIIKAGDNGCAYWWIEFGGELDTVHDNERIRDELWSVIHGIWDHIKNSGEFDAENMTLEWVGSIPGKREYRRFLGDYVLHQGDILGQTEFDDRVAFGGWSIDLHPPQGMYATEAGAKQLYADGIYHIPYRSLYSVNTENLLFAGRNISASHVAFGSTRVMATCATIGQAAGTAAALCATGEVTPRELPVPQLHRALLRQDASLIGLASTDPEDLALRATATASSTLSSLAVEDSDELWPLTADAGLVLPADPDLSGVELLVDADRDTEIVIDLYDPELGQNYVPRRLVTSITLPVSAGARQWLKTGLDWTPETPRNAFLVVRANDAVALHRSDRPTPGVLCFTRVPLRPSDESPQPLREWTDKGLLRRTFCLRTGETAAYSPAKATDGYARPYAGPHMWVSGPLADASSPWLRLSWPEPVALGRIEVIADDDVNEDLINLHHHRTPFDTLPTLLRDYRVEALDTDGSWRVIAHVAQNRRRREAHALSAPVTTSAIRVVVEATNGAEAAHVVAVRAYE; encoded by the coding sequence ATGAGGAACGAAACCGCACGGCACGACATCACCGTCGTCGGCGGCGGCCTGGCCGGGGTCTGCGCGGCGATCGCCGCGGCCCGGCTCGGCCGGAGCGTCGCGCTGATCAACAACAGGCCGGTCCTCGGCGGCAACGCGAGCAGCGAGGTCCGGGTCTGGGTGTGCGGCGCGACCGGCCACGGCAAGAACCACCATGCCCGTGAGGGCGGCATCATGGGCGAGCTGCTCGTGGAGAACCAGTTCCGCAACCCGGACGGGAACCCCTACTACTGGGACGCCGTGGTCCTGGACGCCGTGCGCGCCGAGCCCGGCATCACGCTCTACCTCAACACCGACGTGCGCGAGGTCGACGCCGAAGGTCCGGACGAGGCCCGGCGGATCACCTCGGTCACCGGCTGGATGATGGGCTCGGAGCGGCGGATACGTTTCGAGAGCTCGCTCTTCCTCGACTGCACGGGAGACGGCCTCATCGGCCACCTGGCCGGCGCCCACCACCGCATCGGCCGGGAATCACACGCCGAGTACAACGAGGCATGGGCTCCGGAGACGGCCGACGACATCACCCTGGGCTCGACCCTCCTCTTCTACACGAAGGACGCCGGTCACCCGGTCAAGTTCGTTCCGCCGAACTTCGCCAAGGACATCACCGGGACCTCCATCCCGCAGCGTCGCATCATCAAGGCGGGCGACAACGGCTGCGCGTACTGGTGGATCGAGTTCGGCGGCGAACTCGACACCGTCCACGACAACGAACGCATCCGCGACGAGCTGTGGTCGGTGATCCACGGCATCTGGGACCACATCAAGAACTCCGGCGAGTTCGACGCGGAGAACATGACCCTGGAATGGGTGGGCTCGATCCCCGGCAAACGGGAGTACCGGCGCTTCCTCGGCGACTACGTCCTGCACCAGGGCGACATCCTCGGCCAGACCGAGTTCGACGACCGGGTCGCCTTCGGCGGCTGGTCGATCGACCTGCATCCGCCGCAGGGCATGTACGCCACCGAGGCAGGTGCCAAACAGCTCTACGCGGACGGCATTTACCACATCCCGTACCGCAGCCTCTACTCGGTGAACACCGAGAACCTGCTCTTCGCCGGGCGCAACATCTCCGCCAGCCATGTCGCCTTCGGCTCGACCCGCGTCATGGCGACCTGCGCCACCATCGGCCAGGCGGCCGGCACGGCGGCGGCACTCTGCGCCACCGGCGAGGTCACCCCGCGCGAACTCCCCGTCCCCCAGCTGCACCGGGCGCTGCTGCGCCAGGATGCCTCGCTCATCGGCCTCGCCTCGACGGACCCGGAGGACCTGGCGCTGCGGGCAACGGCCACGGCATCGTCCACCTTGAGCAGCCTGGCCGTCGAGGACTCCGACGAGCTGTGGCCGCTCACGGCGGACGCCGGACTCGTCCTCCCCGCGGACCCGGACCTCTCCGGGGTGGAACTCCTCGTCGACGCCGACCGCGACACCGAGATCGTGATCGATCTGTACGACCCCGAACTCGGCCAGAACTATGTCCCGCGCCGCCTCGTCACCTCTATCACCCTGCCCGTCTCCGCCGGTGCCCGGCAGTGGCTCAAGACCGGCCTGGACTGGACTCCCGAAACCCCGCGCAACGCCTTCCTGGTCGTCCGCGCCAACGACGCCGTCGCCCTGCACCGCTCCGACCGCCCGACCCCCGGCGTCCTGTGCTTCACCCGCGTGCCGCTGCGCCCGTCGGACGAATCGCCGCAGCCGCTGCGCGAGTGGACGGACAAGGGCCTGCTCCGCCGCACCTTCTGTCTCCGTACGGGAGAGACCGCGGCCTACTCCCCCGCCAAGGCCACCGACGGCTATGCCCGCCCGTACGCGGGACCGCACATGTGGGTCTCCGGACCACTGGCGGACGCCTCGTCCCCCTGGCTCCGGCTGAGCTGGCCCGAACCCGTCGCTCTGGGCCGGATCGAGGTCATCGCCGACGACGACGTCAACGAGGACCTGATCAACCTCCACCATCACCGCACGCCCTTCGATACCCTCCCCACCCTCCTTCGCGACTACCGCGTCGAGGCACTGGATACTGACGGCAGCTGGCGTGTTATCGCCCATGTGGCGCAGAATCGTCGGCGACGCGAGGCGCACGCACTGTCGGCGCCGGTCACCACATCGGCGATCAGGGTCGTCGTCGAAGCCACCAACGGAGCGGAGGCGGCGCACGTCGTCGCCGTGCGCGCCTACGAGTAG
- a CDS encoding NAD-dependent epimerase/dehydratase family protein, whose amino-acid sequence MVGRAMVTGAAGRIGRAVLALLAERGIEANALVLDDPGDLAARLVVTGDAADAKTVRAALEGADAVIHLAAIPTPARNTAFEVFAGNSLSTFTVLEEAGRAGIRHAAVASSWGVTGLPWTHAEDPHPPYAPVDEAMASQVADPYGLSKQVDELTAQMMARRHGMSVVCLRYPYVGGFEERLYAHAARLTADPAAGARDLWTYLEVHDAARAALLALDVPGRAAHAVHLCAPEIIVPYPTEELLRRYHPTAVLRHPLPGRTAPVDTSAARRLLGFTAQNLLGHGAVPPS is encoded by the coding sequence ATGGTCGGAAGAGCGATGGTCACCGGGGCCGCCGGGCGGATCGGGCGAGCGGTCCTCGCGCTGCTCGCCGAGCGCGGCATCGAGGCGAACGCCTTGGTCCTCGATGATCCCGGTGACCTCGCGGCACGCCTGGTCGTGACCGGTGACGCCGCCGACGCGAAGACCGTGCGGGCGGCCCTGGAGGGCGCCGACGCGGTCATCCACCTGGCGGCGATCCCGACCCCCGCGCGCAACACCGCGTTCGAGGTCTTCGCGGGCAACAGCCTGTCCACCTTCACCGTCCTGGAGGAGGCCGGCCGGGCCGGCATCCGCCATGCGGCGGTGGCGAGCTCCTGGGGTGTCACGGGCCTGCCCTGGACGCACGCCGAGGATCCTCATCCGCCGTACGCACCGGTGGATGAGGCGATGGCCTCCCAGGTGGCCGACCCCTACGGCCTCTCCAAACAGGTCGACGAGCTGACAGCCCAGATGATGGCGCGGCGGCACGGGATGAGCGTGGTGTGCCTGCGCTATCCGTACGTGGGCGGATTCGAGGAGCGGCTGTACGCCCACGCCGCCCGGCTCACGGCCGACCCGGCCGCGGGGGCGAGGGACCTGTGGACCTACCTCGAGGTCCATGACGCGGCGAGGGCCGCACTGCTGGCCCTGGACGTACCCGGCCGTGCGGCGCACGCGGTACACCTCTGCGCCCCGGAGATCATCGTGCCGTACCCGACGGAGGAACTGCTGCGCCGCTACCACCCCACCGCCGTGCTGCGGCACCCGCTGCCGGGGCGCACGGCTCCGGTCGACACCTCGGCCGCGCGCAGGCTGCTGGGGTTCACGGCACAGAATCTTCTCGGTCACGGGGCGGTTCCGCCGAGTTGA
- a CDS encoding glutamate racemase, translating into MMVALIDSGLGLLSTTGWLRHLAPELDLLLLLDPDGAPWGSRTAPFVTDRLFSAAQVAVQRGADALVVPCNTATVTAIDALRESFEPRVPVIGTVPAVKSAAAAGRAIAVWATVRTTASDYQARLIADFANGRPVARIACPGLAEAIDHGDTAAATEAIADAAGRTPRNCDSVVLGCTHYPLMAPEILRSLPTGTTLYDSAEAVARQTLRRLDRATPSHGTTGAIDVLLSGRHGDLPAGAHSYPVGRALAAAARVPRDILMTAATRASMNAPAF; encoded by the coding sequence ATGATGGTGGCGTTGATCGACTCAGGGCTCGGCCTCCTTTCCACCACAGGGTGGCTTCGGCACCTCGCCCCGGAACTCGATCTGCTTCTGCTTCTGGACCCCGACGGCGCCCCCTGGGGATCGAGAACGGCCCCCTTCGTCACGGACCGTCTGTTCAGTGCGGCCCAAGTGGCCGTCCAGCGGGGCGCCGACGCCTTGGTGGTCCCCTGCAACACCGCGACCGTCACCGCGATCGACGCTCTGCGCGAGAGTTTTGAACCCCGTGTGCCGGTGATCGGAACCGTGCCCGCCGTGAAGTCGGCCGCGGCGGCCGGCCGAGCCATCGCCGTGTGGGCAACCGTCCGGACCACGGCGAGCGACTACCAGGCCCGCCTGATCGCGGACTTCGCGAACGGCCGGCCCGTCGCACGTATCGCATGCCCTGGTCTGGCGGAGGCGATCGACCACGGAGACACCGCCGCGGCGACGGAAGCGATCGCCGACGCGGCCGGGCGGACCCCGCGGAATTGCGACTCCGTGGTGCTGGGATGCACGCACTACCCCCTGATGGCGCCCGAGATTCTGCGGAGCCTGCCCACCGGAACCACCCTGTACGACAGCGCGGAGGCGGTCGCCCGCCAAACGCTGCGGCGATTGGACCGGGCAACGCCATCGCACGGCACCACGGGCGCCATCGACGTGCTGCTCAGCGGTCGCCACGGAGATCTCCCCGCAGGCGCCCACTCCTACCCCGTGGGCCGCGCCCTGGCCGCCGCGGCGCGGGTGCCGCGCGACATTCTCATGACCGCCGCAACTCGGGCCTCGATGAACGCTCCGGCGTTCTGA
- the map gene encoding type I methionyl aminopeptidase yields the protein MIELKSPDQIERMRVTGQFIGQVLAELGDLAAVGVDLMDLEHHARRRIKERGAESCYWDYSPSFGRGPFRNVVCLSVNDAVLHGLPHSYTLRDGDLLSMDMAVGIDGWVADSAYSVIVGTPAEEDLRLIRATEVALEAAIEVARPGNRLGDVSAAIGAVASDYGYPVNLEFGGHGLGRTMHEDPHIPNDGRPGRGFKLRPGLTIAIEPWFARSTNKIVYDPDGWTIRSADGSRTAHSEHTVAITESGPLVLTQRPRRDEGLEDRREPSATER from the coding sequence GTGATCGAGCTCAAGTCTCCCGATCAGATCGAACGTATGCGCGTCACGGGTCAGTTCATCGGGCAGGTGCTGGCGGAGCTCGGTGACCTCGCCGCGGTGGGTGTTGATCTGATGGACCTGGAACACCATGCCCGCCGTCGGATCAAGGAGCGCGGCGCGGAATCCTGCTACTGGGACTACTCACCCTCGTTCGGTCGCGGCCCCTTCCGCAATGTGGTGTGCCTCTCGGTCAATGACGCCGTTCTGCACGGTCTGCCGCACAGCTACACATTGCGCGACGGGGACCTGCTGAGCATGGACATGGCTGTGGGCATCGACGGCTGGGTCGCCGACTCGGCGTACTCCGTCATCGTCGGCACGCCTGCCGAGGAGGACCTGCGGCTGATACGGGCCACCGAGGTCGCGCTGGAAGCCGCGATCGAGGTTGCCCGGCCCGGCAACCGGCTGGGGGATGTCTCCGCAGCCATCGGCGCGGTCGCCTCGGACTACGGTTACCCGGTCAACCTGGAATTCGGCGGTCACGGCCTCGGCCGCACCATGCATGAGGACCCGCACATACCCAATGACGGCCGGCCCGGTCGCGGCTTCAAGCTGCGCCCCGGACTGACGATAGCGATCGAGCCCTGGTTCGCCCGCTCCACCAACAAGATCGTCTACGACCCCGACGGCTGGACGATCCGCTCGGCCGACGGCTCACGTACCGCCCATTCCGAACACACGGTCGCCATCACCGAGAGCGGCCCGCTCGTGCTCACCCAGCGCCCTCGGCGCGACGAGGGGCTGGAGGACCGGCGGGAACCGTCGGCGACCGAACGCTGA
- a CDS encoding helix-turn-helix domain-containing protein gives MVRHPLAPEQIDAGRCLGAFLRDARGGRRLVEVALAAGISPETLRKIETGRLPTPAFGTIVMLGEVLSISLPRLADAWRAGLIQHEGVAAPVAGAVGTAATHPVVPSGAGLS, from the coding sequence ATGGTCCGTCATCCGCTCGCCCCCGAACAGATTGACGCGGGACGATGCCTCGGGGCCTTCCTGCGCGACGCCCGGGGCGGGCGTCGCCTCGTCGAGGTGGCCCTGGCAGCGGGCATCTCACCGGAAACCCTCCGCAAGATCGAGACCGGTCGGCTGCCGACGCCCGCGTTCGGCACCATCGTCATGCTGGGCGAGGTGCTCAGCATCTCGCTGCCCCGGCTCGCGGACGCCTGGCGCGCCGGTCTGATCCAGCACGAAGGCGTCGCCGCTCCGGTGGCCGGTGCGGTCGGCACCGCCGCCACGCATCCGGTGGTGCCCTCCGGTGCTGGGCTCTCTTGA
- a CDS encoding dihydrofolate reductase family protein — protein MRKIIAGLFSSLDGVVEAPELWNMPYSSSETGAALMRLFEDADTALLGRSTYQQWSSFFPHASNEQVPTADWMNSSPKYVVSSTLTSVDEWKNSNLVTGEDITGQIRALKEQPGGTINVGGSITLVQWLMRNGLLDELYLQINPVVVGTGRTLAGGEQIPLTLASSHTFANGVIEAHYSLQAR, from the coding sequence ATGCGGAAGATCATCGCCGGTCTGTTCTCGTCTCTGGACGGCGTGGTGGAGGCCCCGGAACTGTGGAACATGCCGTACAGCAGCAGCGAGACGGGCGCGGCCCTGATGCGGCTGTTCGAGGACGCCGACACCGCTCTCCTGGGCCGCAGCACCTACCAGCAGTGGAGCTCGTTCTTCCCGCACGCGTCCAACGAGCAGGTACCCACCGCGGACTGGATGAACTCCTCCCCCAAGTACGTCGTCTCCTCCACACTCACCAGCGTGGATGAGTGGAAGAACAGCAACTTGGTCACCGGGGAGGACATCACCGGTCAGATCCGGGCGCTGAAGGAGCAGCCCGGCGGCACCATCAATGTCGGCGGCAGCATCACCCTGGTCCAGTGGCTGATGCGCAACGGCCTGCTGGACGAGCTCTACCTGCAGATCAACCCGGTCGTCGTCGGCACCGGGCGCACCCTCGCCGGCGGTGAGCAGATCCCCCTGACGCTGGCATCCAGCCACACCTTCGCCAACGGCGTCATCGAGGCCCACTACAGCCTCCAGGCTCGCTGA
- a CDS encoding class I SAM-dependent methyltransferase, producing the protein MFGTTPRNTEVEGKQDVEGTEGVEGGVGLTALMVAAARAIETHRHDSLAQDVYAEHFVLATPASADWPVRVQQVPDGEANPLWGRFARYFGLRTRVLDDFLLLSVHTGNARQVVLFGAGLDSRAFRLDWPPGCVIFEIDREGVLAFKHKVLDGLSATPKATRVPIPIDLRADWVGALADAGFDTAAPSVWLAEGLMFYLPAAAETYLIDTVDRLSTEGSALAFEVKVEKDLLEYRDSPLYTSTAQQIGIDLLSLFDREPRPDSVGDLARKGWSTSVRTPFDFTRRHGRGPLPERNDALEGNRWVFANKPRP; encoded by the coding sequence GTGTTCGGTACTACGCCTCGGAACACCGAGGTGGAAGGCAAGCAAGACGTGGAGGGCACGGAGGGGGTGGAAGGAGGTGTCGGCCTGACCGCCCTCATGGTCGCCGCGGCAAGAGCGATCGAGACACACCGCCACGACAGCCTGGCACAGGACGTCTACGCGGAGCACTTCGTGCTCGCCACACCGGCGTCCGCCGACTGGCCGGTGCGTGTGCAACAGGTTCCGGACGGGGAAGCGAACCCGCTGTGGGGACGATTCGCGCGCTACTTCGGTCTGCGGACGAGGGTCCTCGACGACTTTCTCCTCCTGTCGGTGCACACGGGGAACGCCCGCCAAGTCGTCCTGTTCGGAGCGGGGTTGGACTCACGGGCGTTCCGGCTCGACTGGCCTCCCGGCTGTGTGATCTTCGAGATCGACAGAGAAGGGGTGCTGGCGTTCAAGCACAAGGTGCTCGACGGACTGTCGGCCACCCCGAAGGCAACGCGCGTACCCATCCCGATCGATCTGCGCGCCGACTGGGTCGGAGCGCTGGCCGACGCCGGCTTCGACACGGCCGCACCGAGCGTCTGGCTGGCGGAGGGACTGATGTTCTACCTGCCCGCCGCCGCCGAGACGTACCTCATCGACACGGTGGACCGGCTCAGTACGGAAGGAAGCGCCCTGGCGTTCGAGGTCAAGGTCGAAAAGGACTTGCTGGAGTACCGCGACAGCCCGCTCTACACCTCGACGGCACAGCAGATCGGCATCGACCTGCTCAGCCTCTTCGACAGGGAGCCGCGGCCCGATTCCGTCGGTGATCTGGCACGCAAGGGCTGGTCCACATCGGTCCGGACTCCCTTCGACTTCACCCGCCGGCACGGACGCGGCCCGTTGCCCGAGCGGAACGACGCACTGGAGGGCAACCGATGGGTGTTCGCGAACAAGCCCCGACCGTAG